The following are encoded together in the Oryzias melastigma strain HK-1 linkage group LG17, ASM292280v2, whole genome shotgun sequence genome:
- the proca gene encoding vitamin K-dependent protein C, which translates to MSRLVLCLIGCVTLWSASVISLSVFSDAPQAHMLLRSRRANSFLEEMKPPSKERECIEEKCDFEEAREIFQTREATLEFWTVYTDGNQCQSNMCVHGECVDLFQDYACRCKPGYEGKYCEYNITATNCSVNNGDCDHDCTESEDGLWRKCSCINGYNLDKDNRKCIPQGPTSCGQLLISRSEYSGPVVGLLPWMLGGEVGKKGESPWQVVVLNARGNFHCGGVLIDRNWVLTAAHCLENNLRFGVRLGDYELLRKEGTEVTLTVVKAFKHPNYNRDTVDNDIALLRLQTPAPYNNYIAPICLPGQAMAERVLHLNGTTTVVTGWGKDDSGKYSSALNVIKVPLVNHSVCEQQMFPHTISENVLCAGILGQKIDACEGDSGGPMVTLYHGTWFLVGLVSWGEGCGQIDKLGIYTKVSNYNDWIRKVQEEWDKTNNLQGVSASSRRSV; encoded by the exons ATGTCTCGTCTCGTGCTGTGTTTGATTGGCTGCGTCACTCTGTGGTCTGCATCAGTCATAAGTTTGTCAG TTTTCTCTGACGCGCCGCAGGCTCACATGCTTCTTCGGTCTCGGCGGGCGAATTCCTTTCTGGAAGAAATGAAACCCCCTTCTAAGGAACGAGAATGCATTGAAGAAAAGTGCGACTTTGAAGAAGCAAGGGAGATTTTCCAGACAAGAGAGGCTACG CTGGAGTTCTGGACGGTGTACACAG ATGGAAACCAGTGTCAGTCCAATATGTGTGTGCATGGTGAATGTGTGGATCTGTTCCAAGACTATGCCTGTCGCTGTAAACCTGGTTATGAAGGCAAATACTGTGAATACA ATATAACAGCCACAAACTGCTCTGTTAATAATGGGGACTGTGACCATGACTGCACAGAAAGTGAAGATGGTCTTTGGAGGAAATGCAGTTGCATAAACGGATACAATCTGGACAAAGATAACAGAAAATGCATCCCGCAAG gtCCTACATCTTGTGGTCAGTTGTTGATCAGCAGGTCAGAGTACAGTGGACCTGTGGTTGGCCTGCTGCCCTGGATGCTAGGAGGAGAGGTGGGCAAGAAGGGTGAGAGTCCCTGGCAG GTGGTGGTGCTGAATGCCAGAGGAAATTTTCACTGTGGAGGCGTCCTAATTGACAGAAACTGGGTCCTGACCGCTGCACACTGCCTAGAAAATAATCTACGATTTGGTGTACGACTTG GTGACTACGAGCTTCTCAGAAAGGAAGGCACAGAGGTGACACTGACGGTGGTCAAGGCTTTCAAACACCCAAACTACAACAGAGACACTGTGGACAATGACATTGCTCTGCTGCGCCTGCAGACCCCCGCCCCGTATAACAATTACATTGCTCCCATATGCCTACCAGGGCAGGCGATGGCAGAGAGGGTGCTCCACCTTAATGGCACCACCACTGTGGTGACTGGCTGGGGCAAAGATGACAGCGGTAAGTACAGTTCGGCCCTGAACGTCATCAAAGTGCCGCTGGTCAACCACAGCGTCTGCGAACAACAAATGTTTCCTCACACCATCTCTGAAAACGTGCTCTGCGCTGGAATCCTGGGTCAGAAAATTGACGCCTGCGAAGGGGACAGCGGCGGGCCAATGGTCACTCTGTACCACGGCACATGGTTCCTGGTTGGCTTAGTGTCGTGGGGCGAGGGCTGCGGCCAAATAGACAAGCTAGGCATCTACACCAAAGTGTCCAACTACAATGATTGGATCAGAAAGGTGCAGGAGGAGTGGGACAAAACCAATAACCTGCAGGGAGTCTCAGCGTCTTCCAGGAGATCAGTCTGA